A region of the Leucobacter komagatae genome:
CCGAGGCGTGCCGCTGGCCCGGCCTCGACGTTCTGCGCGAAGACCTGCACCTCCCCGAACTCCGGCGCTTCGACCGTGTACTGGGTGCTCACGCCGCTGAACGAAACGTCGGTGATCCGGCCGGGGCCGATCACGTTGACGCCCGCGGATTCCACCGGAGCCTCCGCGTGCAGCCTGATCTTCTCGGGTCGCACGCCAACCGTGATGACACCCGTAGTGCGCTCCGTGCGCGCGAGCGGCACCGTGATCCGGTCACCGTTCAGCGAGGTGTGGATCGCGTCGCCGCTCTCCCCCGTCACCTGGACGACGAACAGGTTCGACTGGCCGAGGAAGTTCGCGACGAACACGGTCTTCGGCAGCTCATACAGCGCCTCGGGCGCACCCATCTGCTCGATCCTGCCCTTGTTCATCACGGCGACGGTGTCGGCCATGGTCATGGCCTCCTCCTGATCGTGCGTGACGTGCAGGAACGTGAGGCCGACCTCCTGCTGGATCTCCTTGAGTTCGTGCTGCATCTGGCGCCTGAGCTTCAGATCAAGTGCGCCGAGGGGCTCGTCGAGCAGCAGCAGGGCCGGCCGGTTCACGACGGCACGCGCGAGCGCGACGCGCTGCTGCTGGCCGCCCGAGAGCTGCGCCGGCTTGCGGTCGGCGACGTGATCCAGTTCGACGAGGCGGAGCGCCTCGTGCGCTTTGCCAACCGGGTCGCCGATCCGCCTGCGCCGCAGGCCGAACGCGACGTTCTCAAGGATCGACATGTGCGGGAAGAGCGCGTACGACTGGAAGACGGTGTTCACGGGCCGCTTATGGGGCTTCAGCCCCGTGACGTCCCGGCCCCCGATCCTGATCTGCCCCTCGCTCGGTTCTTCGAGGCCTGCCACGAGCCGCAGCGTCGTCGTCTTGCCGCAGCCAGACGGGCCGAGCAGCGCAAAGAACGAACCGGCCGGGATGGTGAGATCGAGGTTCTCGATCGCGGTGAACCCGGGGAACCGCTTCTGAATTCCGACGAGTTCGAGGTCTGCTCCGGACTCGGCGAATGAGGTACTTTCAGCCATGGGTTACAGCCCCAGCACCTTCTGGAACTCGGAGGAGTACTTCTTGTCTTCCTCGGGCGAGAGCGAGCGGAAGCTGTGCAGGCGCTTCCAGTCTTCGTCTGAGGGGAAGATGAGGGGGTTGTCTGCGTTCTCGGGGTTGAGTTTGCGCATGGCCTCCTGCGTGCCCTTCACCGGCGGCACGAACGTCACATAGTCGGCGACGGCCGCCATGACCTCGGGGTCGTAATAGAAGTTGATCATCTCCTCGGCGAGCTTCTTCTTCGCCGACTCGGTTCCGTTCGGAATCGTGAAGGAGTCGGCCGCGATCATGCCGCCCGATTCGGGCACCTCGATCGTCCAGCGCGGACCGTCTGGCGACTCGGCGTTCATCATCACGACGTCGCCGGTCCAGACCATCGCGGCGAGCGTGTCACCGCGCTCCAGATCCTGCGTGTAGGAGTTACCCTTCACGTTCTTGATCTGGCCGCTCTGGATGCCGTCGTCAAGCCACTGGATCGCTTCGCCCCACTCCTTGTCACCCCAGGCGCCCGCGGGGTCGTACCCGAGGCCCGCAAGGATGATGCCCATCGTGTCGCGCATCTCCGTGAGCACTCCGACCTTGCCCTTCAGAGAGGGCTGCATGAAGTCGTCGAGCGTCTTGATACCGCCCGGAACGGCCTCGGTATCCCACATGAGACAGGACGCGGGCAGCTGCCACGGAATCGTGAATTTGCGGCCCTGGTCAGCGTCGAGCGCGTTCAGCTGCGCGTCGACGAGGTTGGCCGTGACGTTTGGCAGGTTGGCGTAGTCGAACTCCTGCACCTGCTTCGCCTGGATGAGACGCGCGTTCATCCAGTCGGTGAACGTGATGACGTCGTAGCCGGTGTGCTGGCCGAGCTCAAGCTGGTCCTTGATCTTGCCGTAGAAGGTGTTGTTGTCGTCGATATCCTCGATGTATTCGACGGCGATACCGGTCTCGTCTGTGAAGAGGTCAAGCGAGTCATACCAGCCTGTGTCCTCGTTGAAGTCGAGGTAGTAGGTCCAGTTACCCCACACGAGCTTCTGTGCGTTGCTCCCGCCGCCGGCTCCTCCTCCCCCTCCGGGGGCGCAGGATGCGAGCGTGAGCGCGCCGAGCCCTGCGGCTCCGACGGCGGCGCCCTTGAGCATCTGCCTGCGATCGAACTGTGCGCTGCGCACCATGTTCACGATGCTGCGAACAATGGGGTCTTCGGGGATACGGCGTGCCATAGAAGTCTCCTTTGACTCATATTTAGCTTCGTCGGGTGCAGTCATTGAACCCGCCGAGTCGTATGGACGAATATCCCACACGTTGGGCGGGGTTGCCAATTGTCTGGAACCGAATTTCCAGACTTCTTCATGAAACAGTTACCTTTCTCACGGAAAACCGACGATTCGCACACCCTTTTTGAGCTTTTGCGGATGATTCCGCCGGAAAGTCGAGCGCTGCCGCGCCCACCGTTGCTACAGTGCTCATAAGCGCAGGGCTGCGCTGAACCTGCCGCCCGCGACCGCGTCACGGCAGCCCCCTCGCCGTCACTTTTTCGCGCTCCTCCGGGGAAATGCGCAGAAAACTGATGCTCAAACAACGGATTCCTTTGCTTTTTCCAGCCAGTACTGTCAGAATCGGAAGCGTGAGCAGCAAACGAACTACTCCTGCCCTCGACTCAACGTCGAAGGCGATCATCGAGCAACTTCAGCTCGACGGTCGCCGCTCGTACGCCGAGATCGGGAAAGCGGTCGGCCTCAGCGAGGCAGCCGTTCGGCAGCGTGTTCAGAAGCTCACGGATGCCGGGGTCATGCAGATTGTTGCTGTGACCGACCCAATGCGACTCGGTTTCCACCGACAAGCAATGCTCGGCATTCGCGTTTCCGGCGACACCAGGGTCGTCGCCGACCGCCTCGCGGAACTGCCCGAAGTGAGCTACGTCGTTTTGAGCGCAGGCTCCTTCGACATCCTCGCCGAGGTTGTCTGTGAGGACGACGACGGTCTCATCGAGCTCCTGAACGACAAGAT
Encoded here:
- a CDS encoding ABC transporter ATP-binding protein, yielding MAESTSFAESGADLELVGIQKRFPGFTAIENLDLTIPAGSFFALLGPSGCGKTTTLRLVAGLEEPSEGQIRIGGRDVTGLKPHKRPVNTVFQSYALFPHMSILENVAFGLRRRRIGDPVGKAHEALRLVELDHVADRKPAQLSGGQQQRVALARAVVNRPALLLLDEPLGALDLKLRRQMQHELKEIQQEVGLTFLHVTHDQEEAMTMADTVAVMNKGRIEQMGAPEALYELPKTVFVANFLGQSNLFVVQVTGESGDAIHTSLNGDRITVPLARTERTTGVITVGVRPEKIRLHAEAPVESAGVNVIGPGRITDVSFSGVSTQYTVEAPEFGEVQVFAQNVEAGPAARLGDEVWLSWLVEHTFGLADDETDTGSITAEFSTQAIAAQAARAE
- a CDS encoding ABC transporter substrate-binding protein; protein product: MARRIPEDPIVRSIVNMVRSAQFDRRQMLKGAAVGAAGLGALTLASCAPGGGGGAGGGSNAQKLVWGNWTYYLDFNEDTGWYDSLDLFTDETGIAVEYIEDIDDNNTFYGKIKDQLELGQHTGYDVITFTDWMNARLIQAKQVQEFDYANLPNVTANLVDAQLNALDADQGRKFTIPWQLPASCLMWDTEAVPGGIKTLDDFMQPSLKGKVGVLTEMRDTMGIILAGLGYDPAGAWGDKEWGEAIQWLDDGIQSGQIKNVKGNSYTQDLERGDTLAAMVWTGDVVMMNAESPDGPRWTIEVPESGGMIAADSFTIPNGTESAKKKLAEEMINFYYDPEVMAAVADYVTFVPPVKGTQEAMRKLNPENADNPLIFPSDEDWKRLHSFRSLSPEEDKKYSSEFQKVLGL
- a CDS encoding Lrp/AsnC family transcriptional regulator: MSSKRTTPALDSTSKAIIEQLQLDGRRSYAEIGKAVGLSEAAVRQRVQKLTDAGVMQIVAVTDPMRLGFHRQAMLGIRVSGDTRVVADRLAELPEVSYVVLSAGSFDILAEVVCEDDDGLIELLNDKIRDIDGVSATETFVYLQLNKQKYDWGTR